A stretch of Balaenoptera ricei isolate mBalRic1 chromosome 9, mBalRic1.hap2, whole genome shotgun sequence DNA encodes these proteins:
- the SRI gene encoding sorcin, whose protein sequence is MAYPGHPGAGGGGYYAGGYGGAPGGPAFPGQTQDPLYGYFAAVAGQDGQIDADELQRCLTQSGIAGGYKPFNLETCRLMVSMLDRDMSGTMGFNEFKELWAVLNGWRQHFISFDSDRSGTVDPQELQKALTTMGFRLSPQAVNSIAKRYSTNGKITFDDYIACCVKLRALTDSFRRRDTAQQGVVNFPYDDFIQCVMSV, encoded by the exons ATGGCGTACCCCGGGCACCCTGGCGCCGGCGGCGGCGGCTACTACGCAGGCGGG TATGGAGGGGCTCCCGGAGGGCCTGCGTTTCCCGGACAAACTCAGGATCCGCTGTATGGTTACTTTGCTGCTGTAGCTGGACAG gatggccAAATAGATGCTGATGAATTGCAGAGATGCCTGACACAGTCGGGCATTGCTGGAGGATACAAGC CTTTTAACCTGGAGACTTGCCGGCTTATGGTTTCAATGCTGGAT AGAGATATGTCAGGCACAATGGGTTTCAACGAGTTTAAAGAACTCTGGGCTGTACTAAACGGCTGGAGACAACACTTTATCAGTTTTGACAGCGACAGGAGTGGAACAGTGGATCCCCAGGAATTGCAGAAGGCCCTGACAACAATGG gaTTTAGGTTGAGTCCCCAGGCTGTGAATTCAATTGCAAAACGATATagcaccaatggaaagatcaccTTCGATGATTACATCGCCTGCTGCGTCAAGCTGCGAGCTCTAACAG ACAGCTTTCGAAGACGGGATACTGCTCAGCAAGGTGTTGTCAATTTCCCATATGATGAt ttcatTCAGTGCGTCATGAGTGTTTAA